In Aeromicrobium sp. A1-2, the DNA window AGAGGTCGCGCACCTTCCCCGAGTGCAGGTGGCGGGCTCCGGGGATGTCAAGTGGCACGCGCCCAGCCTAGTGGGGTGCCGCGGTCAGACGAACGCCACCGCCGCGAGCGCGCCCAGCACGAGTGCGACTGCGCCGGTCACGAACAACGTGCGCACGAGGTCCGCCGCCGCCCGGTCGACCGAAGCCAGGCGGGCGCGCGACGAGTCGTGGGGATCGAGCAGGACATCGACCTCACCATCTGGCACCTCGACTCCCGGGGGCACCTGCAACCGAAGGCGCCGGCCGCCCTGCCCGGCGTACTCGACCCGCCGTGAGCCGCCGACATCGAGCACCGTGCCGGTGACGCGGACCCAGTCGTGCGGCAGGAGCTTCAGTGCCTGCCGACGACGCACGGCCCACGCAAGCAGGACCACACCGCCGACCAGGAGGACGACCGGGACGAAGGAGAGGGACACGTCCTCCAGCGTAGGTCGCCCACCCGGTCAACGTCGGGTCAAAGGATCGAGCCCGGCGCGTATGCCGCTGCCTGCGGGTTGGCCGCAACGAGCTCCTCGACCCGCGCCACGACTGCGCGGACCTGGCTGACCGCGGCACCCGTGAAGTCGATCGGCGACGCAACCAGCGTGGCCAGGTCGGACTCCGACAGACCGAGCCGCTCGTCGGCCGCGAGCCGGGCGAACAGGTCGTTGTCGGCAGCGCCCTTCTCGCGCATCTCCAGGGCCACCGCGACGGCATGCTGCTTGACCGCTTCGTACGCCGTCTCACGGCCGACCCCGTGGCGCACCGACGCCATCAGGACCTTGGTCGTGGCGAGGAACGGGAGGTAGCGATCGAGCTCACGCTGGATCACGGCCGGGAACGTCCCGAACTCGTCGAGCACCGTCAGGAAGGTCTCGAACAGGCCGTCGGCGGCGTAGAACGCGTCCGGCAGGGCGACGCGGCGGACCACCGAGCACGAGACGTCGCCCTCGTTCCACTGATCGCCGGCGAGCTCACCGATCATCGAGACGTAGCCCCGCAGGATCACCGCGAGTCCGTTGACCCGCTCGCACGACCTCGTGTTCATCTTGTGCGGCATCGCGCTCGAGCCGACCTGGCCGGGGCGGAAGCCCTCCGTGACGATCTCGTTGCCGGCCATCAACCGGATCGTGGTCGCCAGGTTGGACGGCGCGGATGCCAGCTGCACCAGTGCCGTGACGACGTCGTAGTCCAACGATCGCGGATAGACCTGACCGACGCTGGTCAGGACCTTGTCGAAGCCGAGGTGCCGCGCGACGCGCTGCTCGAGCTCGGCGAGCTTGGCCTCGTCGCCACCCAGCAGGTCGAGCTGGTCCTGGCTCGTCCCGACCGGACCCTTGATGCCGCGCAACGGGTAACGGGCGATCAGGTCGTCGAGCCGGTCGACCGCCACCATGAGCTCGTCAGCGACCGAGGCGAAGCGCTTGCCGAGGGTCGTCGCCTGGGCCGCGACATTGTGGCTGCGACCGGCCATCACGAGCTCAGCGTGCTCGGTCGCGAGCCGCGCGAGACGGGCGAGGGTCGCGAGCGCGCGATCGCGTACGACCTCGAGGGACGCCCGGATCTGCAGCTGCTCGACATTCTCGGTCAGGTCACGGGAGGTCATGCCCTTGTGGATGTGCTCGGTGCCGGCGAGTGCGGCGAACTCCTCGATGCGTGCCTTGACATCGTGCCGGGTGACCTTCTCGCGCTCGGCGATCGAGCCG includes these proteins:
- a CDS encoding DUF3592 domain-containing protein translates to MSLSFVPVVLLVGGVVLLAWAVRRRQALKLLPHDWVRVTGTVLDVGGSRRVEYAGQGGRRLRLQVPPGVEVPDGEVDVLLDPHDSSRARLASVDRAAADLVRTLFVTGAVALVLGALAAVAFV
- the purB gene encoding adenylosuccinate lyase, with product MTTPNVLASRYASPEVARIWSPEHKIVLERRLWIAVLKAQKDLGVETPDGVIESYESVIDRVDLGSIAEREKVTRHDVKARIEEFAALAGTEHIHKGMTSRDLTENVEQLQIRASLEVVRDRALATLARLARLATEHAELVMAGRSHNVAAQATTLGKRFASVADELMVAVDRLDDLIARYPLRGIKGPVGTSQDQLDLLGGDEAKLAELEQRVARHLGFDKVLTSVGQVYPRSLDYDVVTALVQLASAPSNLATTIRLMAGNEIVTEGFRPGQVGSSAMPHKMNTRSCERVNGLAVILRGYVSMIGELAGDQWNEGDVSCSVVRRVALPDAFYAADGLFETFLTVLDEFGTFPAVIQRELDRYLPFLATTKVLMASVRHGVGRETAYEAVKQHAVAVALEMREKGAADNDLFARLAADERLGLSESDLATLVASPIDFTGAAVSQVRAVVARVEELVAANPQAAAYAPGSIL